One Osmerus eperlanus chromosome 2, fOsmEpe2.1, whole genome shotgun sequence genomic window, CAGTTAAACATATTTTGTACTTGGATTTTTGCAGGCATAATGAGTTCAAATATTCAGGATATGTGCTAATTCCAATTCATTTGTTTCCAGTTGCAGATCTGACTCCACTTTCTCCAACTTGTTGACTCGATGACCTCCGTGCATTCACTTtttatatacacagacacacacacctacacacacagacacactcagatcATAATAGTCACTCAGGACCAAATTGTGTCAAAGAACACCAAAGAGGGACCTTACAATCCATGATCCTCCTTGAATTAATTAttttaatgttttgttttaaaACCTTGACCATTTTAACTGTTATTTGTCAAATGTAATTGTAACCACAGTACATATTATTCTATTGTCAAATTACTGAAATTGTTCCCTTATTTGGTTCTGAAAATGTAGTTAATGTTGGTATGGCACAATGTCTTAAAATAATATAATGGTAAAATGCATGTTGTTTGCCCACGGTACATAAATACAGTCAAATGTAGCCAGACAAGTAACATGCTCTTGTCTTTTCTCTTTGAAGGTGCAGACCCTCTTTGCTTTAGACATGTTTATTTACTGTAAAATCATACTGAGGGTTACACTTTCAGCAATAAATATTTTAGTATGTTGTGTGGCGTTTCAAaaccatttttctttttttattcttaAAATGAACTTTATATTGAATCTTATCCTGATTTACAACTGTATTCTCACCTACTGTCTAATGATTTTCACTTAGAGATATGTGAAGCACCATCACGTTTCAAtgtaggtgttttttttttacatataaataaataaaataataaaataaatcacTACTTCTCTATACAAGTTGCAATAGAAACTATTCTGGTCTGGGTACTGGCTTCAGACTGTTAAAGCCGAGCCATTATTTAGTTCATTAGAATCAAGGCTGTGCAGCACTACAGCTGTAATCGTCCCTCCCCTCTAACTTGATCTATCACGGAAAACGATTTCCCACCTCTGCCAATCCTTACATGGGAAGAGCGGGGCTTGGATTGAGATCTGGATCAGATTGACGGAGGTGAATGGATCGGGTTCTGGAACATCGGATCTGAGAGACAGACCAAAGGAAGGGTGGCTGAAGATCTCTACAAGCCTATAAGGACAGCACTTTAAAATGACTCCTTTTTCACCTTACAACACCTCATGCTTACACTATAAATAATTTCCAATTTTAGCATAAACCAGATAAGCTGTTTTGTTGGACTCCTTAAATGAGACCAGTGTGGTGGGCTGCGGTGGGGCAGTGTCAGTACTGACATTTGCCTTTAGCCTTTGCAAAATTCCAAGGAGAGCCTGTAATTGAAGCAGGTAAATGCATGagtattgaaacttttatataaGCAGCTCATTTTCAGGAACTTTATGGACTGGAGTGGTACTAAAGACGGTGCTAGTTAAATATATGGGTCAAATGTTTTAACCCAGCTTGAGCCAGGTCATCCAAACGGAGTGATAAATATTTCTTTGGCATGTCGGCACACATCTCCACTTTCAGCGACATTGCAGTCTTTGCCTCTATCATGTCTCTcatatctctttctttcactccttTGCTCTTTCCAACTCAGCTGTTTCTCACAGTCAGTTACACTGTAAGGAGTTGCACGCTCATGAACTTCAACTGTTTGAAACTAAAACATTGTGCAGAGACCATCGTAGGGCCAGACTCACAACGTTTTCTTGGAAACATTTTGaaaagttcacattacatgaaaaTATAGCAAAACAATATCAAACAACTTGTAACAACTGTGAATGTGGAAGATCTTCCACAAGAACAACAGGTGTCAAATGAGAATGTTTGTTAGTGAATACTAGACATAGATATTGTTGTTTGTGATTATATTGCAGTGTTTGGGGCTTTCATACATTATAGACTTTACAATTTTCTTGATAAAGCGTGTGAGATAACCAGGAGGATGAGAGATGAGGTTATgaagggagggaaaaagagaaggagtggTACAGTGTCAGTCCCACACAGAGCCAGGGAAGGTCACATTACACTGACTCTGAGAGAGCAGGGTTTTAAATAGAGTGACGGTCAACCCCGCCCTGCACAAAATGAGCTATTTTGAGGAGACAGGTTTGGTGGGGCGAAGGGCTAtggggtgggagtggggtgTGAGGTTCAAGGGACAGTCGTGAAAGGTTTCAGTAGCAAGACTTTTGTTTTTGATCCTTTTTTTGACTGCTTGGAAGATGCATTTTGGAGAGTGGGCAGTAGGCAGTCCATACTCAACATCAGTGCTCAAATTGCGAGCGTAGTGGGTGCTTTGGTCCTTAAATAATGAATGCATAGCATGCAAGTGAATGAAACATATGAAGAGGGGAAAAAGGTGTAAACAACTCGTAGACGGGTGTTTTGCATGTCTCAACACTTAACATTTACTGGCTTTTAGACATTCTCAAatatagggggtcagatggctgagcggttacggAATTGggcttttaatcagaaggttgccggttcgatttccggccatgtcaaattacgttgtgttcttgggcaaggcacttcaccctacttgccttggggggaatgtccctgtacttactgtatgtcgctctggatcagagcgtctgctaaatgaaatctCTCAAATTTTGGTTCCCAGTGATTTGGCCTTGTAACTATCCATCCTGCTTTCTCCTTTGCTTTTccaactcttcctcctcccttctttcacAATATATGGTCATCCTTGCTTGGCCTTCTTCTGCCACCCAGCTCTCTAAAGTTAAACCTGAACATTTGATGACGGCAGAAAAGCAATatgttcctctccttccctccctccctctatcccctctctccagcatTCACTATCTTATGGACAGTGCAAGCATGGTCACTAGCATTTGGCCCTGTCACTCAGcccaactgccccccccccttctcatctTACCCCCCGGGTtggtctgtctctttttctgcgCTTCTCACATTAGTGTCGTCTGTGTCTTTGACACTGCCCAGTTACTAACGGGTCTCTTCAAACTGAGAATTTTACTGCAGTCCTTAACTAGAAATCatttgtaaacaaacacagttaACAGGGTCAAGAAGGAGTACCGTTGCCTGTTTTGAGCACGTCAAAGGAGGACACCTGCTTTTCCTGGGATTTTGTCTATACATTTTTTGTCAAGAGTTGGGAACAAGTGTCTGGATTTCTACTTGGAATACCCCTGTTAACTGGGCATTGCATATTGTGTGTGCTTATTAATAACTGGTGTACATTCCCTGAAAGTCTTCCCAGgggtgtttgtatttgtgtgtgtgtgtgtgtgtgggacagatTCACCAAGAGCTCCAGGGGCGCTTCTTTTTGTCTGAGGAGTGATCCTTCATTATTTGGTAGCATCACCCCATCTCTGGTCCACTTCTTCTTTCCGTGATTAAACATGGCTTCCTTTAAGACCTGGCTGCTGGGGCTCTTCTTGGCTCTGCTCTGCACCTTCCAGACCCCGCTGACTCCTGGCGTGAAGGCACAAGACCTGCCACTCTCTCCAGAGCAGGGTGTGgttgctgatgatgatgatgatgacgatgatgatgatgcaggAGATGATGATAGTGAAGAGGATGACgacgaagatgatgatgatgacgacgatgatgatgacgacgatgacgacgatgacgatgatgatgatgatgatgatgatgatgatgatgatgatgatgatgatgatgatgatgatgacgacgacgacgacgacgacgacgatgatgatgatgacgatgatgatgatgacgacgacgatgatgatgatgacgacgacgacgatgacgacgacgacgacgatgatgatgacgacgacgatgacgatgacgacgatgatgatgacgacgatgatgatgatgatgatgatgatgatgatgacgatgatgacgatgatgacgacgatgacgacgatgacgacgacgatgatgacgatgatgatgatgacgatgacgaCAGCCATGAAGGTAAGTTCAATTATTTAACTTGAATGTTTTGcatcaaccccctccccccaccatccccttctaTCGTCACTAAGATGAACGGGTGTCCTCaaacctcctcatctctccctgacTGAGCTAtttcaggagagagagtggcggAGCTAAGCCACACCTTGATCATTCCCCTCTTGATATTTCTTGCAGCCTTGCAGAAACACCTTGTCAGTCCTTAGCTCTGTCAGTCGTTTGCCTTAGTCTTCAATGAGAGTGAAGTAGTATGTAGaagtccctcctccaccccattcCAGCTTTTCGTCATATTTgctgtctctgactctctctgtgttctcttcCCTGCTTAAATAGAGTTATGAGCACTCTGGGAAAATTGAACTGGCCCGTCTGAAGTCCAGCTGTCTGAAGTCCTTCGTACAGTACACTAGATATGAACTTGGGGACTGCAGCAGCATTGTAatgagagaaagaacaaaatgTCAATTTCATGCAAAGAGCCTGACTTGGAATCAGTCATCGGGTCAATAGCTAAGATCTTTTGATTTGTGTCTTGTTTGAAAGAATGGTTCCTTCACTCCGTCTTTCCTTTCTCATTTGTTTTGGATCGGATTGACCTGCATTTGTGTCTCCATGTGAAactacagagaaagaaagagagacagtgatgtAGAGAGTGGAActtgatagagacagacagacaggacgagACAAAAGCTTTGAGGGGAGGCAAGGAGGGCCAAATAATACAATGACTTGGGAATCTAGAGTACCAATAGagagtttctctctttctccacatctcctaatctctctctttctctgtagatTGTTTATGTCACAGTTTGTTGAAAACTTCCAATGAACAGAATGTATTTGCAAGCCTGGTTTGTGTATTTATCAAAGCTTTGAATGAATATTAATCATTTATCAATGTATCCATGTTTATTCTGTAACATTATTAATTTCCTATGAAATTATTTGGACTTTTTGACCCCCCAATCCTTTGCCCCAAACACCACCACCATGCAAAAAAATATTGCATTACATTTATTACATTACATGTAAAATATGTTACAATTTATtacatattttcaaaaaatagtCCAAAGAAATTGGGAAGTCATGATTTACTTTTCAGTCTTTCTTTTGACACAATTAATTCATACATTAACAGTAAACAAGACATTAAACATATATTTAACTATATGCTCTACctggtgttttatatatgaataATTAATTTGGGAGAAAAAGAGtatttggaaaaagagagaaacatcTCTGTCCtagtagagaaagaaagagagcaaaagGGACCTTAAACATTAAACTAGCTCAATGTTAGTCCAGACAATGCATGGAAAATTTGAAGGTTGTGGTCTGTTATTTTTAcgtagattttttttcttcatttttttgTGTTAAAACTGTTAGAATCTCCTTTGATCATATCTCTTTAACCCTACTTTCAATCGTGGAATAAATCAATTGATCATGAGATGCATGGATGTACATATTTGGCCTGGAGTCAGAGGTTGGTGAATATTTGCATGGTGTAAATCAGGAGGTTGGTGACATGATATTGACAACCACATAGGGTCATAATGCAAACTACAACAAAAGACAAATAACAGTAACACAGTTCAAGTCAGAGAAGTGTGAATGTTTGACATTCTTGCTGAGAGTTACTATCACTTGTGTGGGGACGTGTATGTTGTGCGTCTGTGAATGTTGTGTGTATTTTACAGTATGCTCTATCCTTTTTCTGACCTTGTATACATTCTAGTACACAGTATGAGTGCATGTCAGCTGGGGTTTATTTATCTGGTTAGTCTGTAATTTGACTATGTTTGTATGTCTGTATTAACATGTTTTGTATGCAAGAGACAGTTTTTATGAAAGTTTGTTTCAGATGTTATTATATTAGATGTTGCCATCCCCTCTAAGGCAAGCCCTTCTCACATCCATAATACATGACATATATGGACAATATACGGATACAAACACGGGTGTTATGGCAGGTTTTGACGCTGTCTCTTACAGGTGCTGATGATGGCGCTGAAGGAGATGATGACAACGATGAcgacaatgatgatgatgatgatgctgacGGAGATGACGATGATGCTGATGCTGACggagatgacgatgatgatgacgatgatgacgatgatgctgacggagatgatgatgatgatgaagttgCTGAGGATGCTGACGGAGATGATGATGGTGAcgacaatgatgatgatgacgacaatgatgatgatgatgatgaagaagtTGCTGAGGATGCTGacggagatgatgatgatgataaagaagatgctgatgatgatgcagatgatgacgatgatgatgacgacgatgatgatgatgacgacgatgatgacgatgatgacgaAGATGATGATCACCTTTATCAAAAAGGGTCATTGTGTTCATATTGTGAAAATTGTGAGGTAAGTCatgaaaaataatttaaagtGATATTTTTTACACACTTTGGTGCTAAAGGAAGAAGTAAAACATGAAGGAATCACACAAATCTGTGCTAGTAGTGAAACACTGTcgcattgtaaaaaaaacaaaaacaaagtaatttACAgaaaatttgtttttgtatgagaaAGCAGACATATTCTATTCTCAAATCCTTTACTCCCACATTCGTATTTGGTTGGTGCAGTCTGCTTTTTCTGCAAGGGAGTTTCCCTTTTTAAACTCCTTTGTAGGTGTAGGAGAAAGAAACGAAATGTCTATGAAACATTTTCTTTATGTTTTATGAAATGTTATTTTGAATGTTTAAATTAATATAGAGTTGTATTACGATATATATACTACCTATATATTGATCAACCATTTTGTTGCGGCTTATACCGAGAACTCAATGGGATTGTTCATTTTTGACCGTGCCAATATATGTATTAGACACTGACCTGAAAAAGGGTCAAACAAGTGTCATAAAAAGGAAAGTATTTTAAGTTATTTATttactgcctctccctctctatccttgATAACCCTGATTCCAATCCTGTCTTTTCTCCTAGCACTGTGACAGCTGCGATAAGTGCCCTTGTGAAGAGGAAGATGAGTCTGAGCACTGTGATCATTGCCAGGTGAGCTGTTTGTCATTCCAGTGTGCTATAATTTCAGGCCTCCctggaaaacaaaaaaaaaggtttggTTCAGGTATTTCTAAAGTTTCTACCATAGTTTTATGGTTAAgtcaatacatttatttgatTCATGGATAGCTAGCAGCAACTTTGTAAAAAAATTACATTCTGGTCTAGAAACGTAAGGTTTTAGCAGATCTGTCTATTAAAACTACACAGACAGAACAGATATGTTTATAATAGAAGACATTACCATTTTAAGATATTTACATATGATGGTTGTTACCTAACAATGTCTTCAAGGTAGTCACCTGCAACTGTGGCACTGGGAACGATGTGTCCCTTGAGAGAGATAATATATAATtgtataatatatattattattattatatttataaaCTAACATAAAGGGCAAAATCTGTCAAATCTGAGAAATTACTGTACATAGTGCTCTATAGCATGACAAACTTGTCACTTTTGTGTCTTTCTCCTCAGATGTGCAATTTCTGCTATGTGTGTCCTGTTTGCCAGACCGTTTGCCAGCCAGGTAGGCTCACTGCTGTTGGAGATGTTGAGTCTAATGAATAGGTTGCTATCATGAGACGCATGTGTGGAAACAGCAAGTAATCAGGGGACACATTTATAACATTATGTCTCTCCTAGGTGGGGTTCTTGATGCGTTGACTGGATCAATCTACAAGTAAGGCACAATTTTATAGTATTATAGCAGTATAACATAGTACACTGTAGTCTAAAGTGTAATAACCTTTTTAATTCACCCTTTTGATCTTCTCTTTTCGATCCTTGACTGTTGGTCTTCTGACAAATATATGTGAATGCTTCTTCTCTACCTCTAGGACTATTGCTGATGTCTTTGATGCTGACAACTAATCCCTGTGTCGCCACCATGTGGCCACAAATATGTTGCAACCAGGGGACTGCAATCTCTTAAAATATCTTTCATATTTTCACTATTTTAAGTAATTTTTCCTGTCTTTTTTGATCCGAGAAATCGTGCACACTCAATAATCATTGGATATAGACAATGCAATGAGAATAACTTTAATTGATCTGTTTATGTATTATTGTTGTTAAATGACAAGCTTGTTGTGATGTTCTTAAGGAAGTGAATTCATATTTAAAGTCACAATTGTGTTGATGGAAGACAATGGAGTTGTATGTAATAAATGAGGGGGATATTTTATGTGTTGGgtgttttttttatacatacTGTGCATATTTTTTCTATACAAGAACTTCCTTCAGACCATTACCGGATCATCTGTATCCTTGTAAagtacatcagaatcagaatcaagtTTATTGCCAAGTAGGTTTACACATACAAGGAATTTGCTATGGTATATTGGTGCCTAACAATAAGCATTGTAAGTAGAAAGATAAAACAAGTACTGTAGtaaaatacatacatatataaaatAGAAACTACTATAAACAATTATAGAAAATGTGTACAATATGACTGTTACTTAAATCAATGAATAGCCGTACAGTTTGTTCAGGGATGTGTAAAAATTCACAGTAGGAAGTTTAAGAAGACAATGTGCAAGACAATAATCTTAATGTAACACATTTGTTAGGAGTGTAGAATTCCTGTTAATGTatcgtcaaagtcatgtgagtGGGGGGACCTGGGCCTTGTTGATGATGCCAGCTgaatgggaagaaactgttcttgtggcaTGAAGTTTTACTCCTGATGAAACATTCCGCAGTCAATGGTTGAAGCAGTTTGTGACCAGGATGAGAGGGGTCAGCCACAATCTTTCCTGCTCGCTTCAGGGCCCTGGAGGCATGCAGGTTCTCTAGGGATGGTAggttgcagccaatcaccctcTCTGCAGAGCaaatgatacgctgcagtctgaccttgtccttggcagtggcagcagcgtaccagatggggATGGAAGAGCTGacgatggactcaatgatggctgtgtagaagtgcaccatcattgtctttggcaggttgaacttcttcagctgccgtaggaagtacatcctctgttgtgcttttttggtgagggagctgatgttcagttcccacttgaggtcctgggagatgaTAGTAcccaggaagcagaaggactccacagtgttgactggggagtcacgcAGGGTGATGGGGCTGAGTGGGGCTGGGCTCTTTCTGAaatccacaaccatctccactatTTTAAGAGCGTTtagctccaagttgttctggctgcaccaggtcaccagatGGTCAACCTCCCAACCTCTAGGCAGACTCATCCCCACCGGAggtgagcccaatgagggtggtgtcatccgcaaacttcaggagctTGACAGACTGATGACTGGAAACGCCACCTCACTGTATTGTgaggtggtgtttgtgttttaacGTTCCTGTAATTAGTTATTGCTTTGGGAAATTCTAATCTGTGAATATATTTCCAACTTTACCGAACTGTGCGAGTTCAACTTTACGTGTGATGATGGGATCTTTCAACGCTACACTGGAGCACATGCGTACTTGGTATCTCATAATTGGATGTGATTGCCTTTGACAAGGCACAACCTaatttctctctcatatatatttatttatagggTGCGCTTGCGTCAGCAAGACCAATTTGCTGAATTTCTtcgttttgatgcaactgtttcaactCTGTGAGGCTAAGGGAAATGAcaagagaaccctgtttcattctacacttcacttaaGTATGCAATATTACGGACCCatttgcaaccgacgcaagcacacctcacaatttccccagaaatggtaccctccCTAGTTTACAGTTATCTCATAATAGTATCTCTTAATTTCGATTTAGTGTCGCATAATTATGACTTTtcatctcataattatgacttactaTCTCATAActatgacttagtatctcatgCTTTTGACGTAGTTTCTCATAaattatgacttagtatctcataattttgacttagtatctcataattatcataatcatcttttttcttctttaattGGCGGAAATGGACCTCCATACTGATTATATGATCCTCTTATTTATTGTCCAGTGCAATACTTTATGGGTGTATCTACCATGTTAGGGAGCCTGGTCGCGTCGTTGTCAAGGGGGTTGAAGCATGGTTTGTTCTAAATGTGGCCTCCATGTCAGCTGTTTAGAACAAGCTGTTATGATAATAAtaaggatgatgatgaagatggggATGATCATGATAGTGATGATGACCTGTCAAACTGTATGGCAATGCTGAGTGACTAGGTGACCATCTGAGTGCTAAATAAACACCAGACTCTCAGACAGCATTGAGCTGAGGTGAAACTCAATGACTGACTACTGGCCAACGCCTAGAGTATATTTTTTTAGCTCTTCCATGATCAGCCTAGGTATTTTCCTCATACATTGTAAGCAGAGGATAAAGTGTGTTGTGGCTGTCTGAGGATGAATCTTGTCTGCAATAATCCCACACTGATGACTCCAGAAGTGGGGGCGGCGGGAGGGTATGGAGGGATTGAGGGCTGAAGATTGATGGgagtgttttaacccttgtgttctcttcgggtcattctgacccatcagtcattgttacccaccgtcgtattgtgacaactttaccgcatacaaaaacaaagtgaagcattttcttttaaccgtcgggctgtctcagaccctccacattgcgaaggttaaaagaaaattatttttatttgtttttgtattgggtaaaattgggtaaacacaacgatggttcgttatgaacctttgggtcatgtgacccgaaggcagcacaagggttaaaaggcaAACAGTACTTCAAACATTGTATTGTAACATTGCTGATTATTGTGTGATAAACCACGAGAGGGTGTGGTAGATTGGTTGACAGTCGTGGTACTTTCCTATATTGACGATATGAAATGGGTAAACCTTTTCACAATTCTATTAGAAATATACATTTTGCGCACCCAACTTGGATATCAGTAAGATACAATTAGTAGATACAATTCACTGCATCTCTACTGAAATAAGTTATCCACTTATGTCTTGCTGCtagttcaatcaggagagacctgggatgagtaaaGTGATGTCTATTAACAGATGATAGATGTACTACAAGTGTTTGGAGCTTAGACCCCATGGGGAATTATTGATCAAAGGGCGCCTGCCTGACATCCGaggaagaatcccccacggagtccagacactggtggcggtggcggcagccgacgacccagtcagaggagtcgaagaacagtgACAAGGCACTGGGTGGcgactgggaggtggagggtcgcgcacatagcatggacaaactaaacAAGGAGAGAATCGAAtcttatttaaaggcacgggaTCATTGTGATAGGCTGACATCTACGAGGAAGATTTGACAGCTAAGCTTCATCTAGCCAGCATTTCCTTCATAAAGAAAACCCTTTAAAACAATCTGATTCAAACAGCTGTGCCCTAATTTGTCTCTCCACCACTGCGCTCCTTGATCTTCTGATGTAGCCTACTTAGATTATGAACAATTTGTGCGTCGCTATGAATAAAAGCGTCTTTCATAAATAAAATAGGCTATATATAGCTAAATGTTGGTTGGgtgtttaatttttttatccCAACTTCCTTATTGGCTGTAAACTATCCTACCTAAATGAAAGTGAAAGTTAAATTATAAACTGTTCGCGTTTACGCAATTTCTACCAGGAATCAATACACAGTTGCTGTATTTTGAGGAATTCTACACAACAAATTAAGCAGTGAGTATGATAGTCTATTCTTGACGAATAGCGAACCACGTATGGTTGAAGTGCGTTACTAATCAACGACAACATAGGATAACTATCTCACAAAACGCAAATGTCAACAGCACAAATGTCATACAGATGCATGAAATATTATGGGAAGTAGTAGCAGTTCTAATGCTAAATAATACACTTTTGCTGACCTTGGGGAGAATGGTGACCattttttacagactgtaattTTGCATTTTGTTTTCTATTTGCGTCAAACaatttaaacaaaataaatggTCTTGAGTGTGGTAACTTGGCCATCCTGCCAGAAGATGAAGCGCGTGGTCAGGCACACCAAGGGCTGCAAGCGCAAGACCAACGGAGGCTGCCCCATCTGCAAGCAGCTGATCGCCCTGTGCTGCTACCACGCCAAGCACTGCCAGGAGAACAAGTGCCCTGTGCCCTTCTGCCTCATCATCAAGCACAAGCTgaggcagcagcagctgcaACACCGCCTCCAGCAGGCCCAGATGCTGATGAGGAGGCCAGCATGCAGAGGGTAGGCCAGCCGGCCAGGGGAGGGGGCCCCGTGGAAGGGCTGTAGATCTTCATGTGCTTGTGACCTCTGTCCTATTTGACCACAATAGGTTATATAGCAACAATATCAATAACATTGATTAAACATCAAAAACAAATATGGCATGGTAACATCATCTGACCTGAGATTGCGTATGATTTCTGTATTATTGGTAGTGTAGTAGGAATGGAATGGTTTATGAATGAGTTATATTTTCAAACTATACAGAATTTCTGTTTCTAACCTAATTTGCAAACCCTAATTTGCATCTGGCTGGGTGTAGGGTGTGGGAATATATATTCGGCTTGGggtaaaaaatcgattcacatttgaattgcgattcagtCTGCTAGTGATTCTGATCAGTTCACAAATTTATGtgaatagattttttttatgatg contains:
- the LOC134034945 gene encoding serine-aspartate repeat-containing protein F; its protein translation is MASFKTWLLGLFLALLCTFQTPLTPGVKAQDLPLSPEQGVVADDDDDDDDDDAGDDDSEEDDDEDDDDDDDDDDDDDDDDDDDDDDDDDDDDDDDDDDDDDDDDDDDDDDDDDDDDDDDDDDDDDDDDDDDDDDDDDDDDDDDDDDDDDDDDDDDDDDDDDDDDDDDDDDDDDDDDDDDDDDDDDDSHEGADDGAEGDDDNDDDNDDDDDADGDDDDADADGDDDDDDDDDDDADGDDDDDEVAEDADGDDDGDDNDDDDDNDDDDDEEVAEDADGDDDDDKEDADDDADDDDDDDDDDDDDDDDDDDDEDDDHLYQKGSLCSYCENCEHCDSCDKCPCEEEDESEHCDHCQMCNFCYVCPVCQTVCQPGGVLDALTGSIYKTIADVFDADN